The Corynebacterium pseudopelargi genome contains a region encoding:
- a CDS encoding carbon-nitrogen hydrolase family protein → MDTPRTLTVTAVQANPLLIGEPLEHFKEQAQTILEQHPKTELLVFPELHLFGDGNPDQARRSALEAAAEALDGPRVQALKAIAAELGIWLVPGSVCERGANGELFNTQLVLSPQGELVASYRKIFPWRPHEPYDIGDTFVTAKAANTTLGLHICYDSWFPETTRHLAWMGAEIILNVVKTTSEDRAQELILARANAIVNQVFFVSVNVAAPTGKGHSMIVAPDGDVIASARGEGPEVLSATLDLDALRHIRDHGTAGVNRPWAQFRDTDPVVPLPLYQGRIDPATWNIEPDEPGKTTDSEANPS, encoded by the coding sequence ATGGACACACCCCGCACACTCACGGTCACCGCCGTCCAAGCCAACCCCCTGCTCATTGGCGAACCCCTCGAGCACTTCAAAGAACAAGCCCAAACAATCCTTGAACAACACCCCAAAACCGAGCTGCTCGTCTTTCCTGAACTGCACCTTTTTGGCGACGGCAACCCCGACCAAGCCCGACGCAGCGCACTCGAAGCAGCAGCCGAAGCACTCGACGGACCCCGGGTACAAGCGCTCAAAGCCATCGCAGCCGAACTCGGCATCTGGCTCGTACCCGGCAGCGTGTGCGAACGCGGAGCAAACGGCGAACTCTTTAACACCCAACTGGTGTTATCCCCTCAAGGGGAACTCGTTGCCAGCTACCGCAAAATTTTCCCCTGGCGCCCGCACGAACCCTACGACATCGGCGATACCTTCGTTACCGCCAAAGCCGCAAACACCACCCTCGGCCTGCATATCTGCTACGACTCCTGGTTCCCAGAAACCACACGCCACCTCGCGTGGATGGGAGCAGAAATCATCCTCAACGTAGTCAAAACCACCAGCGAGGATCGAGCCCAAGAACTCATCTTGGCCAGGGCGAATGCCATCGTAAACCAAGTGTTTTTCGTCAGCGTGAACGTCGCAGCGCCCACCGGCAAAGGCCACAGCATGATCGTCGCCCCCGATGGCGATGTCATTGCGAGCGCTCGGGGCGAAGGCCCAGAGGTGCTCAGCGCCACGTTGGATTTGGATGCGCTACGCCACATCCGCGACCACGGAACTGCGGGAGTAAATCGCCCCTGGGCTCAATTCCGCGACACCGACCCGGTGGTACCGCTGCCGCTTTACCAGGGAAGGATCGACCCGGCCACCTGGAATATTGAACCTGATGAGCCAGGT